In Azospirillum humicireducens, the genomic stretch AGACGCCGTTCATCGGGAAGGTCAGCCCGCCCTCCGGCCCCTGGAAGGACAGGATCAGGATGGTCGCGGTCGGGCCGTAGAGGAACAGCACGAACAGTGCGAAGAAGGCGCCCAGCAGATAGAAGGACAGGCCGCGGCGGGAGGTGTTCATCTCTCACAGCTCCTTGCGGATGTCGACGACGCGCAGCATCGCCACCACCATGATCAGGACGACGGCCAGCAGAACCACGGCGTTGGCGGCGGCGGCCGGGTATTGCAGCAGCGAGATCTCGTTGGCGATCATCAGCCCGATGGAGGCGCTCTGCCCGCCGCTCATCAACCGCACGGTGATGAAATCCCCCATCACCAGCGTGACGACGAAGATGGAGCCGATGGCGATGCCGGGCTTGGTCAGCGGCAGGATGACGTTCCACAAGGTCTGCGCCGCGCTGGCGCCGCCGTCGCGCGCCGCCTCGATCAGCGCACGGTCGATGCGCATCATCGAATTGAAGATCGGCACCACCATGAACAGCGCATAGAGGTGGACGAAGGCCAGCACGACCGAGAAGTCGGAGAACAGCAGGAACTCCAGCGGCTGGTCGATGATCCCGGCGGAGATCAGGCCGGAATTCAGCAGCCCGTTGCGCCCCAGGAACGGAATCCACGAGATCATGCGGATGATGTTCGAGGTCCAGAACGGGATGGTGCAGACCAGGAACAGCACCATCTGCCATGTGGTCGAGCGCACATGGAAGGCCAGGAAATAGGCCACCGTGAAACCGATGCCGAGCGTGATCGCCCAGGTCAGCGCCGCATATTTCAGCGTGTTCAGATAGGTCTTCCAGGTGACCGGCGAGGTCAGCAGCTCGGTATAGTTGGTCAGCACGAAGTCCGGGTAGATGCGCACGCTGTCGTAATCCCAGAAGCTGACCGCGACGATGGTCAGGATCGGAACCAACAGGAACAGCAGCAGCGCGACGGTCAGCGGCGCGGCCTGAAGATACGGAGCGATGCGTGGCAGCGGACGGGGACGCCGCGCCCTGCCGGCGGCGGCCGTGACGGACGGTCGGGACGTTTCGGCGGTCAGGGTCATCGGCGGGGTCCTGCGGGTTGAAGGTTGGATCAGTGCTGTGCCCCCTCCCTCCCGCTTCGCGGGTNACTTGCGGACCATGTAGCGGTCCTCGTCCATCACCGCGTTCCAGCAGGCGACGCGGCCCATGCGGTCCTGGAACGAGCCGCCGTCGCGCACCGCGCCGGCCTTTTCCATCACCTTGCCTTCGGGGCTGAGGATGTCGGCCTTGGCCGGCTGGCCCTCCATCCAGAAGGCCCATTCCTCCGGCGTCATGTGCTGCTTGGCGGTGTCGAGCACGGCCGAATAATAGCCCTGGCGGTTCAGATAGGCGCCGACCCAGCCCGACAGATACCAGTTGATGTATTCATAGGCCGCCTCCAGCTCCAGCCCGCTCAGATGCTTGGCGATGCCGAGACCGCCGCCCCAGGCGCGATAGCCCTCCTTCAGCGGCTGGTAGACACACTGGATGCCCTTGGCGCGGACGGCGGCGACGGCCGGCGACCACATCGACTGGATGATGACCTCGCCCGACGACATCAGGTTGACGCTCTCGTCGAAGGTCTTCCAGAAGGCGCGGAACTGGCCGGCCTTCTTGGCGTCGGTCATGATCTTGAGGGTCTTGTCGATCTCCTCCTTGGTCATGTTGCCCTTGTCGCCGTATTTGACCTCGCCCATCGCCTCGCAGACCATGGCGGCGTCCATGATGCCGATGGACGGGATGTTCAGCAGCGACGCCTTGCCCTTGAAGGCAGGGTCGAGCAAATCCTTCCAGCTGGAGATCGGCCGGCCGACCAGATCGGGGCGTATGCCCAGCGTGTCGGCGTTGTAGATGGTCGGGATCAGCGTCATCCATTCGGTCTGCGCCTTGGCGAACTTGGTGCTGTCCTTGCCCTCGACGAAGCCGACGGTGTGGGGGGCGGTGCCCTGGGCAATGGCGCTGTCCGGCGTCAGCTTGCCGGTGACGAAGATCGGGACGATCTTGTCGAAGTTCTTGATCTTCTTCACGTCCATCGGCTGCATGACGCCCGCCGGGAACACCTTCTTGCAGATCCAATATTCGATGTCGGCGATGTCGTAGGATTTCGGCTGGGTCACGGCACGCTGGGTCACCGCGTCCGAATCCAGCGCCGTCATCTGGAGGGTGAAGCCCAGATCCTCCTTCACCTTGTCGGCGACGGCGTTCAGGTTCGACACGCCGGTGCCGAACTGGCGCAGCGTGACGTTCTTGATGTTCTGCGCCCAGATGGTCGGAAAGCCGGTGATGGCGCCCGAGCCGACGGCAGCGCCGGCCACGGCGGCGGTGCCCTTCAGCAGGGTGCGGCGGCTGACGCCGGTGGAGAGCTTCGAAGGTGTACGGGTGTCGGTCATCGCTGAGCCTCCAGTCTGTTCGTCGTGTTGTTTTTTGGGTAGCGCTTTTGAAAGGCGAGTCAGGACGCCAGCGGGTGGACGTCCCGCCGGCTCCAGCCGGCGCGCACACGGTCGCCCACGCCGACCGGCGCGTCGAAATAGCGGGCCTCCTCCAGCACGACGGCGAATTCGTCCGCGCCGGGAATGTCGAGGCTGAGATGGACGGAAGCGCCGTGATACTCCAGCGAGCGCACCGTGCCCTCCACCTGGATTTCGGTCGGCAGCTCGGCACCGCCCA encodes the following:
- a CDS encoding ABC transporter permease; protein product: MTLTAETSRPSVTAAAGRARRPRPLPRIAPYLQAAPLTVALLLFLLVPILTIVAVSFWDYDSVRIYPDFVLTNYTELLTSPVTWKTYLNTLKYAALTWAITLGIGFTVAYFLAFHVRSTTWQMVLFLVCTIPFWTSNIIRMISWIPFLGRNGLLNSGLISAGIIDQPLEFLLFSDFSVVLAFVHLYALFMVVPIFNSMMRIDRALIEAARDGGASAAQTLWNVILPLTKPGIAIGSIFVVTLVMGDFITVRLMSGGQSASIGLMIANEISLLQYPAAAANAVVLLAVVLIMVVAMLRVVDIRKEL